In Fusarium oxysporum f. sp. lycopersici 4287 chromosome 4, whole genome shotgun sequence, a genomic segment contains:
- a CDS encoding 3-hydroxyphenylacetate 6-hydroxylase, which yields MTIANLLVSLNNQVHENKGQSLLVTLLIGPLIYIFINELIRHNARISNLKGPSGLPLIGNIWDIHINAAEKYRAWAKKYGPVYQIQLGNIPIVVVNSAAAARSIFGANAQALSSRPEFYTFHKVLSDTAGTTIGTSPYSDSLKRRRKGAASALNRPSVATYVDHLDVETRDFVKELFEYGKGGSIPVDPMPMIQRLSLSLALTLNWGIRLKSQKDDLFSEITHVEEEISRFRSTTGNLQDYIPLLRLNPFNLHSTKAREMRNRRDKYLTALNNGLDERIANGTYKPCIQANVIMDKEAKLNKDELTSISLTMLSGGLDTVTTQVAWFVAYLSQHPEIQEKAVSEIRKFYSEKQPMCDEQDDQKCEYIVALVKESLRYYTVLRLALPRASIRDIVYEGVTIPKGTVVFLNAWACNMDDQVWSDPEVFRPERWFEQPDAPLFTYGVGYRMCAGSLLANRELYLVYMRLLNSLKIEKSDEVDCHPITGSLDPTSLVALPRRYKAIFKPRNPEALQKALAVEN from the exons atgacgaTCGCTAATCTCCTTGTTTCGCTGAATAACCAAGTGCACGAGAACAAGGGTCAGTCCCTCCTCGTGACACTCCTGATTGGGCCATTGAtctacatcttcatcaacgaACTCATTCGTCACAATGCGAGGATCAGCAATCTGAAAGGCCCTTCTGGGTTACCGCTAATCGGCAATATTTGGGACATTCACATCAACGCCGCTGAGAAGTACCGCGCTTGGGCGAAGAAGTACGGACCCGTTTATCAGATTCAGCTGGGAAATATTCCTATCGTTGTCGTCAATTCTGCTGCGGCGGCGAGGAGTATTTTTGGCGCGAATGCACAGGCTTTGAGCTCGAGACCTGAGTTTTACACATTTCACAAG GTCCTCTCTGATACTGCTGGTACTACAATCGGTACATCACCCTACAGCGACTCCCTCAAGCGTCGCCGCAAGGGCGCTGCCTCTGCTCTCAACCGCCCATCAGTCGCCACATACGTCGATCATCTCGATGTCGAAACCCGCGACTTTGTCAAGGAGCTTTTCGAGTATGGCAAAGGCGGCAGTATCCCCGTTGACCCTATGCCCATGATTCAAcgcctttctctttctctcgCACTTACTCTCAACTGGGGCATTCGTCTCAAGAGTCAAAAAGACGATCTTTTCTCTGAAATCACCCACGTCGAGGAAGAAATCAGTCGTTTCCGCTCAACCACCGGCAATCTCCAAGATTACATCCCTCTTCTCCGTTTGAACCCTTTTAATCTGCACTCCACCAAGGCGCGAGAGATGCGCAACCGTCGGGATAAGTACCTCACTGCTCTGAACAATGGTCTTGACGAACGTATCGCAAACGGGACTTATAAGCCGTGTATCCAAGCCAACGTGATCATGGACAAGGAAGCCAAGCTGAACAAGGACGAACTCACCTCTATCAGTCTCACCATGCTATCTGGCGGTCTTGACACGGTTACTACACAAGTTGCCTGGTTTGTTGCGTATCTAAGTCAGCATCCTGAGATTCAGGAAAAGGCTGTCTCAGAGATTAGGAAGTTCTACAGTGAGAAGCAGCCCATGTGCGATGAGCAGGATGATCAGAAGTGCGAGTATATCGTTGCGCTTGTGAAGGAGTCGTTGAGGTATTATACTGTTCTGAGGCTGGCGCTGCCCAGGGCTTCGATTAGGGATATTGTTTATGAGGGCGTTACCATCCCCAAGGGGACTGTTGTTTTCTTGAATGCTTGGGCATGCAATATGG ATGATCAAGTCTGGTCTGATCCCGAGGTCTTCCGTCCTGAGCGATGGTTCGAACAGCCCGATGCTCCTCTCTTCACATACGGAGTCGGTTATCGCATGTGCGCTGGCTCTCTCCTTGCCAACCGAGAACTGTACCTTGTCTACATGAGACTTCTCAACAGTctcaagattgagaagtCTGACGAGGTGGATTGCCATCCTATCACTGGTAGCCTGGATCCTACAAGTCTTGTTGCTTTGCCTCGTCGATACAAGGCTATCTTCAAACCTAGAAACCCTGAGGCTTTACAAAAGGCTTTGGCGGTTGAGAACTAA
- a CDS encoding glutathione S-transferase gives MPFTVHHLQVSQSERIPWLCEELGIDYDLKQYKRSPLLAPADFKALHPMGAAPVITDGSTTLAESCACIEYISHKYANGSLFLPPSHPEYADFLYWWHYVDGTLQTALGRIMLIRSAKLSDDNPVVQFGKVKSRQALKLLDERVKNNEWLAGEEFTAADIMVMFPLTTMRYFSPYSLEEYPNILKYLERIAGREGFKKTMEKIDNSMELSMGASPPQSPFKL, from the coding sequence ATGCCTTTCACagtccatcatctccaagtctCCCAATCAGAGCGCATCCCCTGGCTCTGCGAAGAACTCGGCATTGACTATGATCTCAAACAATACAAACGCTCTCCCCTCCTCGCACCCGCCGACTTCAAGGCCCTTCACCCCATGGGCGCCGCCCCCGTCATAACAGACGGCTCAACAACCCTCGCCGAAAGCTGCGCATGCATCGAATACATCAGCCACAAATACGCCAACGGCTCCCTCTTCCTGCCCCCAAGCCACCCAGAATATGCTGATTTTCTGTACTGGTGGCACTACGTCGACGGAACTCTTCAAACAGCATTAGGTCGAATCATGTTGATCCGTTCTGCTAAGCTCAGCGATGATAATCCTGTCGTGCAGTTTGGAAAAGTCAAGTCGAGACAGGCGCTGAAGTTGTTGGATGAGCGTGTTAAGAATAATGAGTGGCTTGCAGGAGAAGAGTTTACGGCTGCTGATATCATGGTCATGTTTCCGCTTACGACGATGAGATACTTTTCGCCGTATAGTCTGGAGGAGTATCCTAATATTTTGAAGTATCTTGAGAGGATTGCGGGGAGGGAGGGCTTCAAGAAGACGATGGAAAAGATTGATAACAGTATGGAGCTATCTATGGGTGCGAGCCCGCCTCAGAGTCCTTTCAAGCTGTAA